In the genome of Verrucomicrobiia bacterium, one region contains:
- a CDS encoding fused MFS/spermidine synthase: MKLSARWIYPTAFICLLLSGAAALVYQVAWARYLSLLLGHTSYAVVAVLVAFMGGLALGNWWFGRFADRTTRPLAVYGWLEVGIALYALFFPVYYELCQRGYVALGSGVAPGSQWLLVLKFLFSFAAILLPATLMGGTLPVLTKLVTRSLGELRERVAGLYFINSLGAVAGILIADFWWIPSMGLDATVFGGAVINGVVAAVALVVSAGLQEGREVRTAGKVAADEQAKEPAEGPAPGDATAEEVYSPWELRLAIVAAGLSGFVAMLYEVVWTRVLALALGSSTHAFSIMLVTFITGIASGAWVIGRWRRLRRVFDAFGWAELALAVTLFVSMFFYHLLPYWFVRLGTVVAREPANHLVYQGLQLLVCFAVMFVPSLCLGMTLPLASRVATSELARTGRSVGLVFSVNTLGTVLGAALTGLVFLPMLGLAKAFALGVGLNLVIALAVLLRRNVAMRSAVVWGSPVLVVGLIGLAHVALSPTWDRALSLGLWRLGTPPRTLAEYRQMINEVIVFYHRDGPGSTVLVHGWTNRVTGVVDLTLRVNGKADATSRGDLPTQLLAGHIPMLLKPDIKEAMVVGIGSGMTCGAILTHPGVERLDAVEISADVYIAARDHFAPFNDRALEDPRVEVILDDAKSFLRTSGRKYDLIVSEPSNPWMAGVSGVFSVEYYEACLASLKPGGVLVQWVQIYETSEEAVNTVLATVRSVFPFFSLWQTLPGDLLLVASAEPLRYDLEATQQRFDEPAVTADLRRADIFQLSVLLGLQFVSESNAPFLAPEDAIAHSDFYPRLEYLAERAFFVRAFSRLVDDYNEATSTRPRLLVGRHLEENPLTVTDAQSFALFHTSHQLPPPRIMRSITERWRELDPSSLLAVEFSGKLDQPLPVSELEALRMRKVRDELFERAATEPEPLRIYSRHLMHAYRALRSAFYQPPTEELIEVLDRLVETDPAHLQSHLLRLAEIAWDVGDEATFVQLAADSFLQSAGAPAVGRYELDFQAPGRVLYLLIDLLWHANRFEDAYGWCRAAREGRFLERGSRFYNPMLAVVVRKVEATLASAAEAAGVGP; encoded by the coding sequence ATGAAGCTCTCCGCGCGGTGGATCTATCCCACCGCTTTTATTTGTCTGTTGCTGTCGGGTGCGGCGGCGCTGGTTTACCAGGTGGCCTGGGCGCGGTATCTGTCGCTGCTGCTGGGGCATACGAGTTACGCGGTGGTGGCGGTGCTGGTGGCCTTCATGGGGGGATTGGCGCTGGGGAACTGGTGGTTCGGCCGGTTTGCGGACCGCACGACGCGTCCGCTGGCGGTGTATGGGTGGCTGGAGGTGGGGATCGCGCTCTACGCGCTCTTTTTTCCCGTGTACTACGAGCTGTGCCAGAGGGGATATGTGGCATTGGGAAGCGGGGTGGCACCGGGAAGCCAGTGGCTGCTGGTGCTCAAGTTTCTGTTCAGCTTCGCGGCCATTCTGCTGCCGGCGACGCTGATGGGCGGCACGCTGCCGGTCTTGACCAAGCTGGTGACGCGGTCGCTGGGCGAGTTGCGGGAGCGGGTGGCGGGGTTGTACTTCATCAACAGCCTGGGGGCGGTGGCCGGGATCCTGATTGCGGACTTCTGGTGGATCCCGTCGATGGGGCTGGATGCCACGGTGTTTGGCGGCGCGGTCATCAACGGCGTGGTGGCGGCCGTCGCGCTGGTGGTGAGTGCCGGGTTGCAGGAAGGGCGGGAGGTGCGGACGGCTGGGAAGGTGGCGGCGGATGAACAGGCGAAAGAACCGGCGGAGGGGCCGGCACCCGGGGACGCCACGGCGGAGGAGGTGTATTCGCCATGGGAACTGCGGCTGGCGATCGTGGCAGCGGGGTTGTCGGGATTCGTGGCGATGCTCTACGAGGTCGTCTGGACGCGGGTGCTGGCGCTGGCGCTGGGGTCGTCCACGCATGCGTTTTCGATCATGCTCGTGACCTTCATTACGGGGATTGCGTCGGGGGCCTGGGTGATCGGGCGCTGGCGGCGGTTAAGGCGGGTGTTCGATGCGTTTGGGTGGGCGGAGCTGGCGCTGGCGGTGACGCTCTTCGTCTCGATGTTCTTCTATCATCTGCTGCCGTACTGGTTCGTGCGGCTGGGAACGGTGGTGGCGCGGGAGCCGGCGAACCACCTGGTGTACCAGGGGCTGCAGTTGCTGGTGTGCTTTGCCGTGATGTTTGTGCCGTCACTGTGTCTCGGGATGACACTGCCGCTGGCCAGCCGGGTGGCGACCTCGGAGCTGGCGAGGACCGGGCGGAGTGTGGGGCTGGTCTTTTCGGTGAACACCCTGGGGACGGTGCTGGGGGCGGCGCTGACCGGGCTGGTATTCCTGCCGATGCTGGGGCTGGCGAAGGCCTTTGCGCTGGGGGTTGGGCTGAACCTGGTCATTGCGCTGGCCGTGCTGCTGCGCCGGAACGTGGCGATGCGTTCGGCGGTGGTGTGGGGATCGCCCGTGCTGGTGGTGGGACTGATCGGCCTGGCGCACGTGGCCTTGAGCCCGACCTGGGACCGGGCGCTGTCGCTGGGGCTGTGGCGGCTGGGCACGCCGCCGCGGACGCTGGCGGAATACCGGCAGATGATCAACGAGGTCATCGTGTTCTATCATCGGGACGGTCCGGGTTCGACGGTGCTGGTGCATGGGTGGACCAACCGGGTCACCGGCGTGGTGGATCTGACCTTGCGGGTGAACGGCAAGGCCGATGCGACCAGCCGGGGCGATCTGCCGACCCAGTTGCTGGCGGGACACATCCCGATGCTGCTCAAGCCTGACATCAAGGAGGCGATGGTGGTGGGCATCGGGAGCGGGATGACCTGCGGAGCGATCCTGACGCATCCCGGGGTCGAACGGCTCGATGCAGTGGAGATTTCGGCGGACGTGTACATCGCGGCGCGGGATCATTTTGCGCCGTTCAACGACCGGGCGCTGGAGGATCCGCGGGTGGAGGTGATCCTGGACGATGCGAAGTCGTTTCTGCGGACGTCGGGGCGGAAGTACGACCTGATCGTCAGCGAACCGTCGAATCCGTGGATGGCCGGGGTGTCGGGGGTGTTCAGTGTCGAGTACTACGAAGCCTGCCTGGCGAGTTTGAAGCCTGGGGGAGTGCTGGTGCAGTGGGTCCAGATTTACGAGACCAGCGAGGAGGCGGTGAACACGGTGCTGGCGACCGTCCGCTCAGTGTTTCCGTTCTTCTCGCTGTGGCAGACGCTGCCGGGCGATCTGCTGCTGGTGGCTTCGGCGGAACCCCTGCGATACGACCTGGAGGCGACGCAGCAGCGGTTCGACGAGCCGGCGGTGACGGCGGATCTGCGGCGGGCGGACATCTTTCAGTTGTCGGTGCTTCTCGGACTCCAGTTCGTGTCCGAGTCGAATGCGCCGTTTCTGGCGCCGGAAGATGCGATTGCGCACAGCGATTTCTATCCACGGCTGGAGTACCTGGCGGAACGGGCGTTCTTCGTGCGGGCATTCTCGCGGTTGGTCGATGATTACAACGAGGCCACCTCGACGCGACCGCGGCTGTTGGTGGGGCGGCATCTTGAGGAGAATCCGCTGACCGTGACCGACGCGCAGTCGTTCGCCCTGTTCCACACCTCGCACCAGCTGCCGCCGCCGCGGATCATGCGGTCGATCACCGAGCGGTGGCGGGAGCTGGATCCGTCGTCGCTGCTGGCCGTCGAGTTCTCGGGGAAGCTGGACCAGCCCCTGCCGGTGTCGGAGCTCGAGGCATTGCGGATGCGGAAGGTGCGGGACGAATTGTTCGAGCGGGCGGCGACGGAGCCGGAACCGCTGCGGATCTACTCACGGCACCTGATGCACGCGTACCGGGCATTGCGTTCGGCGTTCTACCAGCCGCCGACCGAGGAATTGATCGAGGTGCTGGACCGGCTGGTGGAAACGGATCCCGCCCATCTGCAGTCGCATCTCTTACGCCTCGCGGAGATCGCCTGGGATGTGGGGGACGAGGCGACTTTTGTTCAGCTCGCCGCGGATTCATTTCTGCAGTCAGCGGGTGCGCCGGCGGTGGGCCGGTACGAACTCGACTTCCAGGCGCCTGGACGGGTGTTGTACCTCCTCATCGACCTGCTCTGGCATGCCAACCGATTCGAGGATGCCTACGGCTGGTGTCGGGCGGCCCGTGAGGGGCGGTTCCTCGAGCGGGGAAGCCGGTTCTACAATCCCATGCTGGCGGTGGTGGTTCGCAAGGTCGAGGCAACCCTGGCTAGCGCAGCGGAAGCAGCGGGCGTTGGCCCCTGA
- a CDS encoding VCBS repeat-containing protein, translating to MKIPMALVGLVALSCAAGAGTRELISFERRVLTQEFWAEGAAVGDINRDGHQDIVCGPYWYAGPEFKERREIYPATQSFKVKRADGTEETIPGYEGGLGKNNTYSDNFIAYVEDIDGDGWPDVLVLGFPGAESWWYENPRGGTGHWKRHLALDVTDNESPTFVDLTGDGRKEIVCSSKGSYGWASPDPADPRKPWRWRNLSPNRNYHRFTHGLGVGDVNGDGRLDVIEKDGWWEQPASLEGDPVWRHHPYLFGTGGAQMYAYDVDGDGRNDVITSLAGHGFGLAWFRNVPDGKGGITFEENTFMNKEPGENRYGVKFSQLHAIDLQDIDGDGLKDIITGKRFWAHGPTGDPEPGAPAVLYWFRLVREAGGTVDFVPYLVDDDSGVGTQVMATDVTGNGRLDIVVGNKKGLFLHVQKVRRVPVSEWEAAQPRVWTEAAGR from the coding sequence ATGAAGATCCCGATGGCGCTGGTTGGGCTGGTGGCCTTGTCGTGTGCGGCCGGGGCCGGGACGCGCGAGTTGATCAGCTTCGAGCGGCGGGTGCTGACGCAGGAGTTCTGGGCGGAGGGGGCGGCGGTGGGGGACATCAACCGCGACGGCCACCAGGATATCGTGTGCGGCCCGTATTGGTACGCGGGGCCGGAGTTCAAGGAACGCCGGGAGATCTATCCGGCGACGCAGAGTTTCAAGGTGAAGCGGGCGGATGGCACGGAGGAGACGATTCCGGGGTACGAAGGGGGGCTCGGGAAGAACAACACCTACTCGGACAACTTCATCGCGTACGTGGAGGACATCGATGGGGACGGCTGGCCGGACGTGCTGGTGCTGGGATTTCCCGGGGCGGAGTCGTGGTGGTACGAGAATCCGCGCGGGGGGACGGGGCATTGGAAGCGGCACCTGGCGCTGGACGTGACCGACAACGAGTCGCCGACGTTCGTGGATCTTACCGGGGATGGCCGCAAGGAGATCGTGTGCAGTTCGAAGGGGTCGTACGGGTGGGCGTCGCCGGACCCCGCGGATCCGCGCAAGCCGTGGCGGTGGCGGAACCTGTCACCGAACCGCAACTACCATCGGTTCACCCATGGGCTGGGGGTGGGGGATGTGAACGGCGACGGGCGGCTGGACGTGATCGAGAAGGACGGCTGGTGGGAGCAACCGGCGTCGCTGGAGGGCGATCCCGTCTGGAGACATCACCCGTACCTGTTCGGGACGGGCGGGGCGCAGATGTACGCCTACGACGTCGATGGGGACGGTCGGAACGACGTGATCACCTCGCTGGCCGGGCATGGGTTCGGGCTGGCGTGGTTTCGGAACGTGCCGGATGGGAAGGGCGGAATCACGTTCGAGGAGAACACCTTCATGAACAAGGAACCGGGTGAGAACCGGTACGGGGTGAAGTTCTCCCAACTCCACGCGATCGATCTGCAGGACATCGACGGGGATGGCTTGAAGGACATCATCACGGGGAAGCGGTTCTGGGCGCACGGTCCGACGGGCGATCCGGAGCCGGGGGCGCCGGCGGTGCTGTACTGGTTCCGGTTGGTGCGGGAGGCGGGCGGGACGGTGGATTTTGTGCCGTACCTGGTCGATGACGATTCCGGGGTGGGCACGCAGGTGATGGCGACGGACGTCACCGGGAATGGCCGGTTGGACATCGTGGTGGGGAACAAGAAGGGGCTGTTTCTGCACGTCCAGAAGGTGCGTCGGGTTCCGGTGTCCGAGTGGGAGGCGGCGCAGCCGAGGGTGTGGACTGAGGCGGCGGGGAGGTAG
- a CDS encoding tetratricopeptide repeat protein, with protein MPEKSLPEIPRPLREQFERGMVAYHKENLDYAIELFTLTLQKEPAFYECREALRAAQFRRSGNRSGFFKRLLGQASPSLAKAQIALRTNPPDALHHAEQVLNSDPRHAAAHELLARAAMAAGLPRTAVLSLEIVFKNDPSNRSVALRLAQALVAAGQISRADRIYADLLAANPADLEVARAYKDLGANRTLSNKGYAALAAGDGTYRDALRNPGEAAALEQESRQAQPADASAALLAEYEARLEREPSNLKLLRSIAELAAQRGDLDRSLETYRRLAATEGRSDPSLDKAIAQVQLLLFDRRLASVDPAAPDAEDQRAAIQRERDDFELADCRERVARYPSDLALRYELGELHFRAGRLTEAIQELQKAQAHPNRRTSALALLAKCFARRGMYDIASRSLQTAIKERPAFDEEKMDLVYELGCVLDKMGRPAEAVEQFKLIYEVDIGFRDVAARVDAYYASQSGA; from the coding sequence ATGCCGGAAAAGTCCCTCCCCGAAATCCCGCGCCCCCTGCGCGAACAGTTCGAACGCGGCATGGTCGCCTACCACAAGGAGAACCTGGACTACGCCATCGAGCTGTTCACTCTCACCCTCCAGAAGGAACCCGCCTTCTACGAGTGCCGCGAGGCCCTCCGCGCCGCCCAGTTCCGCCGCTCCGGCAACCGCTCGGGCTTCTTCAAACGCCTCCTGGGCCAGGCCTCCCCTTCCCTCGCCAAAGCCCAGATCGCCCTCCGCACCAACCCCCCCGACGCCCTGCACCACGCCGAACAGGTCCTCAATTCCGACCCCCGCCACGCCGCCGCCCACGAACTCCTCGCCCGCGCCGCCATGGCCGCCGGACTCCCGCGCACCGCCGTCCTCTCCCTCGAAATCGTCTTCAAGAACGATCCCTCCAATCGCAGCGTCGCCCTCCGCCTCGCCCAAGCCCTCGTCGCCGCCGGCCAGATCTCCCGCGCCGACCGCATCTACGCCGATCTCCTCGCCGCCAATCCCGCCGACCTCGAAGTGGCCCGCGCCTACAAGGACCTCGGCGCCAACCGCACCCTCTCCAACAAGGGCTACGCCGCCCTCGCCGCCGGCGACGGCACCTACCGCGACGCCCTCCGCAACCCGGGGGAGGCCGCCGCCCTCGAACAGGAATCCCGCCAGGCCCAGCCCGCCGACGCCTCCGCCGCCCTCCTCGCCGAATACGAGGCGCGCCTCGAACGCGAACCCTCCAACCTCAAACTCCTCCGTTCCATCGCCGAACTCGCCGCCCAGCGCGGCGACCTCGACCGCTCCCTCGAAACCTACCGCCGCCTCGCCGCCACCGAGGGCCGCTCCGATCCCTCCCTCGACAAGGCCATCGCCCAGGTCCAGCTCCTCCTCTTCGACCGCCGTCTCGCCTCCGTCGATCCCGCCGCCCCCGACGCCGAGGACCAGCGCGCCGCGATTCAGCGGGAACGCGACGACTTTGAACTCGCCGACTGCCGCGAACGCGTCGCCCGTTATCCCTCCGATCTCGCCCTCCGCTACGAACTCGGCGAACTCCACTTCCGCGCCGGCCGCCTCACCGAGGCCATCCAGGAACTCCAGAAAGCCCAGGCCCATCCCAACCGCCGCACCTCCGCCCTCGCCCTCCTCGCCAAATGCTTTGCCCGCCGCGGCATGTACGACATCGCCAGCCGTTCCCTCCAGACCGCCATCAAGGAACGCCCCGCCTTCGACGAGGAGAAAATGGACCTCGTGTACGAACTCGGCTGCGTCCTCGATAAAATGGGCCGCCCCGCCGAGGCGGTCGAACAGTTCAAACTCATCTACGAAGTCGATATCGGCTTCCGCGACGTCGCCGCCCGCGTCGATGCCTACTACGCCAGCCAGTCCGGAGCCTGA
- a CDS encoding alkaline phosphatase yields the protein MLTRRRFLQVSSVAASGSVAGCAAPSRTASQSARPSRPARLGPGAPRRIILVVSDGMSLGTLSCADHLSQLEHGRELAWLRLLRDPAAHSALMETRSLDSLVTDSAAASSSWGSGARVLNGVLNVNSAGQPLVPIYTLGNQAGWARGLVTTTEITHATPAGFAVAVPDRDHGEDIAAQYLRTGIQVLLGGGRNHFDPARRKDGHDLFAEFAAAGYSVARNRSEFLAAPSNSPWLGVFATGHLPYSVDHRQQPDLQRDVPTLAEMTARALDRLLPHDRFFLQVEGGRVDHACHNNDAAGALRDQIALDDALEVTLDFRQRHPETLVVVTTDHGNANLGLNGMGTRYRDSSACFARVAQVRASFPILLERLRKDPTPAAAAAVLAESTGWKPDETQVEPFLPFLDKKGSTLYGQMNSDVAALGQLLANHLGIGFTGTAHTSDLAPLAAIGPGADQLRGFLRNTDLFDIFTRLAGIDYRNPSEPLVAQRTRIGGIEDVASYARA from the coding sequence ATGCTGACCCGTCGCCGTTTTCTCCAGGTCTCTTCCGTCGCCGCCTCCGGCTCCGTCGCCGGTTGCGCCGCCCCCTCCCGCACCGCCTCCCAATCCGCACGTCCCTCCCGCCCCGCCCGCCTGGGCCCCGGCGCCCCCCGCCGCATCATCCTCGTCGTCTCCGACGGCATGAGCCTCGGCACCCTCTCCTGTGCCGATCACCTCTCCCAGCTCGAACATGGACGGGAACTCGCCTGGCTCCGGCTCCTCCGGGATCCTGCTGCCCACTCCGCCCTCATGGAGACCCGTTCCCTCGATTCCCTGGTCACCGACTCCGCCGCCGCCTCCTCGAGCTGGGGCTCCGGCGCCCGCGTCCTCAACGGTGTCCTCAACGTCAATTCCGCCGGCCAGCCTCTCGTCCCCATCTACACCCTGGGCAACCAGGCCGGCTGGGCCCGAGGCCTCGTCACCACCACCGAAATCACCCACGCCACCCCCGCCGGCTTCGCCGTCGCCGTCCCCGATCGCGATCATGGCGAGGACATCGCCGCCCAATACCTCCGCACCGGCATCCAGGTCCTCCTCGGCGGCGGCCGCAACCACTTCGATCCCGCCCGGCGCAAGGACGGGCACGACCTCTTCGCCGAATTCGCCGCCGCCGGCTACTCCGTGGCCCGCAATCGCTCCGAATTCCTCGCCGCACCCTCCAACTCCCCCTGGCTCGGCGTCTTCGCCACCGGACACCTCCCTTACTCCGTCGATCATCGACAGCAGCCCGATCTACAACGCGACGTCCCGACCCTCGCGGAAATGACCGCCCGCGCCCTCGACCGCCTCCTCCCCCACGACCGCTTCTTCCTCCAGGTCGAAGGCGGCCGCGTGGACCACGCCTGCCACAACAACGACGCCGCCGGCGCCCTCCGCGACCAGATCGCCCTCGACGACGCCCTCGAAGTCACCCTCGACTTCCGTCAGCGCCACCCCGAAACCCTGGTCGTCGTCACCACCGACCATGGCAATGCCAACCTCGGCCTCAATGGCATGGGCACCCGCTATCGCGACAGCTCCGCCTGCTTCGCCCGCGTCGCCCAGGTCCGCGCCTCCTTCCCCATCCTCCTCGAACGTCTCCGCAAGGATCCCACGCCCGCCGCCGCCGCCGCCGTCCTCGCCGAATCCACCGGCTGGAAACCGGACGAAACCCAGGTCGAGCCCTTCCTCCCGTTCCTCGACAAGAAAGGTTCCACCCTCTACGGCCAGATGAACTCCGACGTCGCCGCCCTCGGCCAGCTCCTCGCCAATCACCTCGGCATCGGCTTCACCGGCACCGCCCACACCTCCGACCTCGCCCCCCTGGCCGCCATCGGACCGGGCGCCGACCAACTCCGCGGCTTCCTCCGCAACACCGACCTCTTCGACATCTTCACCCGCCTCGCCGGCATCGATTACCGCAACCCTTCCGAACCCCTCGTCGCCCAGCGCACCCGCATTGGCGGCATCGAGGATGTCGCCTCCTACGCCCGGGCGTAA
- the pyrE gene encoding orotate phosphoribosyltransferase, protein MSTDEVLHVFRSTGALLDGHFILRSGLRSRQFFQCALALQDMPTVERFGAALADPLRSLGALTVIAPAMGGLVIGQEVARQLRLRFIFAEKVEGRLALRRGFRLAPGEPVLVVEDVITQGGRVRETLDIVRAHGARPVGVGVLVDRSGGTLDFGVPTHSLLRLTVETFLPDQLPADLVSVPPVKPGS, encoded by the coding sequence ATGTCCACCGACGAAGTCCTCCATGTCTTCCGCAGCACCGGCGCCCTGCTGGACGGCCATTTCATCCTGCGCAGCGGACTCCGCAGCCGGCAGTTCTTTCAGTGCGCCCTCGCGCTCCAGGACATGCCCACGGTGGAACGTTTCGGCGCCGCCCTCGCCGACCCGCTCCGTTCCCTCGGGGCGCTCACCGTCATTGCCCCCGCCATGGGCGGCCTCGTCATCGGGCAGGAAGTGGCCCGGCAACTCCGCCTCCGTTTCATCTTCGCGGAAAAGGTCGAAGGCCGGCTCGCCCTCCGCCGCGGATTCCGGCTCGCACCCGGCGAACCGGTTCTGGTGGTCGAGGATGTCATCACCCAGGGCGGTCGCGTGCGGGAAACGCTCGACATCGTCCGCGCCCACGGTGCCCGTCCCGTGGGGGTCGGGGTCCTGGTGGACCGCTCGGGCGGCACTCTCGACTTCGGCGTGCCGACCCACAGCCTCCTCCGCCTGACGGTCGAAACGTTTCTGCCCGACCAACTCCCGGCCGATCTCGTGTCCGTGCCGCCGGTCAAGCCGGGCAGTTGA
- a CDS encoding class I SAM-dependent methyltransferase, producing the protein MQSEFRAIHLDLEDEHWWFRARRRLITSLVTRACPDRNADVLDVGCSSGATLRSLTGLGYTRVQGIDISPEAIATCRQKGGADVTVGDATAMPFASRSFDLLIATDVLEHIDEEERALREWHRVLRPSGVLLVLVPAFPSLWGPHDAVNQHRRRYRRAELAERLRSAGFALERMSYWNMCLFPMIAALRLARGRLSRRQGVSDGATPRGDLHRSSAIGGACLQAILALENAALGLGLRLPFGLSLLADARRRRDWVGVKDLGAGDELPSPADGPLIRHPICGRHSKSTGNTFLGRPKP; encoded by the coding sequence ATGCAATCTGAGTTTCGAGCCATCCACCTCGATCTGGAGGACGAGCACTGGTGGTTCCGGGCGCGGCGTCGCTTGATCACGAGCCTGGTGACGCGAGCCTGCCCGGACAGGAATGCAGACGTGCTGGATGTGGGATGTTCCTCGGGAGCGACACTCCGGTCCCTGACAGGACTGGGGTACACACGGGTCCAGGGTATTGACATCAGCCCGGAAGCCATCGCCACCTGCCGACAGAAGGGAGGAGCCGATGTCACCGTTGGCGACGCAACCGCCATGCCCTTCGCAAGCCGGTCATTTGACCTGCTCATCGCCACCGACGTTCTCGAACATATCGACGAGGAAGAGAGAGCCTTGCGGGAGTGGCACCGGGTCCTTCGCCCATCCGGGGTCCTTTTGGTTCTCGTGCCGGCATTCCCGTCCCTTTGGGGACCCCACGATGCGGTCAATCAACACCGGAGACGCTACCGACGGGCGGAACTCGCGGAACGACTGAGGTCAGCCGGATTCGCACTCGAACGAATGTCGTACTGGAACATGTGCCTGTTCCCGATGATCGCGGCGCTTCGGCTGGCGCGGGGGCGCTTGTCCCGACGCCAGGGGGTCTCGGACGGGGCCACGCCGCGCGGGGATCTGCACCGCTCATCGGCCATTGGCGGCGCCTGCCTGCAAGCGATCCTTGCCCTGGAGAACGCGGCATTGGGATTGGGTCTTCGCCTGCCGTTCGGTCTGAGTCTGCTGGCCGACGCCCGGAGACGTCGCGATTGGGTGGGAGTGAAAGACTTGGGCGCCGGGGATGAGTTGCCCAGCCCAGCCGATGGCCCGCTCATCAGGCATCCCATCTGCGGGCGTCATTCCAAATCGACCGGCAATACCTTCCTTGGGCGGCCCAAGCCGTGA